A genomic segment from Thermus sp. LT1-2-5 encodes:
- the acpP gene encoding acyl carrier protein yields MTEQEIFEKVKAVIADKLQVEPEKITLEARFIEDLGADSLDTVELIMGLEDEFGLEISDEEAEKIRTVKDAVAYIQAKLG; encoded by the coding sequence ATGACGGAGCAGGAAATCTTTGAAAAGGTCAAGGCGGTTATCGCGGACAAGCTCCAGGTGGAACCGGAGAAGATCACCCTCGAGGCCCGCTTCATCGAGGACCTGGGGGCGGACTCCCTGGACACCGTGGAGCTCATCATGGGCCTGGAGGACGAGTTCGGCCTGGAGATCTCCGACGAGGAAGCGGAGAAGATCCGCACGGTGAAGGACGCCGTGGCCTACATCCAGGCCAAGCTGGGCTAA
- the fabD gene encoding ACP S-malonyltransferase, which translates to MWAALFPGQGSQRVGMGKALYEAFPEAKEVLDRAEAVLPGLLSLMWEGPEAALTLTENQQPALLAVGYAAYRAYLGQGGKPPALAAGHSLGEWTAHVAAGTLELEDALRLVRLRGRYMQEAVPPGQGAMAAILKLPLAEIQAALEGLEGVEIANLNAPEQTVISGRKEAVEKAAERLKALRARVVFLPVSAPFHSSLMAPARERLAQDLEGVPFRKPLFPVYSNVTAEPLEDPEAIKGLLLEQITAPVRWVEILKDMERRGVRRFVEFGSGEVLKGLVARTLEGAGALSVTDPESLRKALEVEDA; encoded by the coding sequence ATGTGGGCGGCCCTGTTCCCGGGGCAGGGCTCGCAGAGGGTGGGCATGGGGAAAGCCCTCTACGAGGCCTTCCCCGAGGCCAAGGAGGTCCTGGACCGGGCCGAGGCGGTCCTGCCGGGCCTCCTCTCCCTCATGTGGGAAGGCCCCGAGGCGGCCCTCACCCTAACGGAAAACCAGCAGCCCGCCCTCCTGGCCGTGGGCTACGCCGCCTACCGGGCCTACCTGGGCCAGGGTGGGAAGCCCCCGGCCCTGGCCGCGGGGCACTCCTTGGGGGAGTGGACGGCCCACGTGGCCGCAGGAACCCTGGAGCTGGAGGACGCCTTAAGGCTGGTGCGCCTCCGGGGGCGGTACATGCAAGAGGCGGTCCCCCCAGGGCAAGGGGCCATGGCCGCCATCCTGAAGCTTCCCCTGGCGGAGATCCAGGCCGCCCTGGAAGGGCTAGAAGGGGTAGAGATCGCCAACCTCAACGCCCCCGAGCAGACGGTGATCTCTGGGCGCAAGGAGGCGGTGGAAAAGGCGGCGGAAAGGCTTAAGGCCCTCAGGGCCCGGGTGGTCTTCCTGCCCGTTTCCGCCCCCTTCCACTCCTCCCTCATGGCCCCGGCCAGGGAACGGCTCGCCCAGGACCTGGAGGGGGTTCCCTTCCGGAAGCCCCTTTTCCCCGTCTACTCCAACGTCACCGCCGAGCCCCTCGAGGACCCCGAGGCCATCAAGGGGCTCCTTCTGGAACAGATCACCGCCCCGGTGCGCTGGGTGGAGATCCTTAAGGACATGGAACGGCGGGGCGTGCGGCGCTTTGTGGAGTTCGGTAGCGGGGAGGTGCTCAAAGGCCTCGTGGCCCGCACCCTGGAGGGCGCAGGGGCCCTTTCCGTCACCGATCCCGAAAGCCTGAGGAAGGCCTTGGAGGTGGAAGATGCGTAA
- the fabG gene encoding 3-oxoacyl-[acyl-carrier-protein] reductase → MRKALVTGASRGIGRAIALRLAQEGFALAIHYGQNREKAEEVAAEARRLGSPLVGLLGANLLEAEAASALVHQAAELLGGLDTLVNNAGITRDTLLVRMKDEDWEVVLEANLSAVFRTTREAIKLMMKARFGRIVNITSVVGLLGNPGQANYVASKAGLIGFTRAVAKEYAQRGITVNAVAPGFIETEMTERLPQEVREAYLKQIPAGRFGRPEDVAEAVAFLVSEKAGYITGQTLCVDGGLTPH, encoded by the coding sequence ATGCGTAAGGCGCTCGTCACGGGAGCAAGCCGGGGCATCGGTCGGGCCATCGCCCTGCGCCTGGCCCAAGAGGGCTTCGCCCTGGCCATCCACTACGGGCAAAACCGGGAAAAGGCGGAGGAGGTGGCGGCCGAGGCCCGCCGTCTGGGAAGCCCCCTGGTGGGCCTCCTGGGGGCGAACCTCCTGGAGGCGGAGGCGGCAAGCGCCTTGGTGCACCAGGCGGCGGAGCTCTTGGGAGGGCTAGACACCCTGGTGAACAACGCCGGCATCACCCGGGACACCCTCTTGGTGCGGATGAAGGACGAGGACTGGGAGGTGGTCTTGGAGGCTAACCTCTCCGCCGTCTTCCGCACCACCCGGGAGGCCATCAAGCTCATGATGAAGGCCCGCTTCGGGCGCATCGTGAACATCACCAGCGTGGTGGGGCTTTTGGGCAATCCGGGCCAGGCCAACTACGTGGCCTCCAAGGCGGGGCTCATCGGCTTTACCCGGGCCGTGGCCAAGGAGTACGCCCAAAGGGGCATCACGGTGAACGCCGTGGCCCCGGGGTTTATCGAAACGGAGATGACGGAAAGGCTCCCGCAGGAGGTGCGGGAAGCTTACCTCAAGCAGATTCCCGCTGGCCGCTTCGGCCGGCCCGAGGACGTGGCCGAGGCGGTGGCCTTCTTGGTGAGCGAAAAGGCGGGCTACATCACCGGCCAAACCCTTTGCGTGGACGGGGGGCTCACCCCCCACTAG
- the rpmF gene encoding 50S ribosomal protein L32 has protein sequence MAKHPVPKKKTSKARRDARRSHHALTPPTLVPCPECKAMKPPHTVCPECGYYDGRKVLEV, from the coding sequence ATGGCCAAGCACCCGGTACCCAAGAAGAAGACCTCCAAGGCGCGGCGCGACGCCCGCAGGAGCCACCACGCCCTGACCCCCCCGACCCTGGTCCCCTGCCCCGAGTGCAAGGCGATGAAGCCCCCGCACACCGTCTGCCCGGAGTGCGGCTACTACGACGGGCGCAAGGTCCTGGAGGTTTAG
- a CDS encoding beta-ketoacyl-ACP synthase III: MSGILALGAYVPQRVMKNEEFEAYLDTSDEWIVTRTGIRERRIAAEDEYTSDLAFKAVEDLLARHPGALEGVDGVIVATNTPDALFPDTAALVQARFGLNAFAYDLLAGCPGWVYGLAQAHALVEAGLARKVLVVGAEALSKILDWNDRATAVLFGDAGGAAVVGRVREGFGFKSFVLGADGTGAKELFHACVAPRLPDGTSMRNRLYMNGREVFKFAVRVMNTATLEAIERAGLTPEDIKVFVPHQANLRIIDAARERLGLPWERVVVNVDRYGNTSTASIPLALKEAVDAGRIQEGDHVLLVSFGAGLTWAAAVLTWGGA; this comes from the coding sequence ATGAGCGGCATCCTGGCCCTGGGGGCGTACGTGCCCCAAAGGGTCATGAAAAACGAGGAGTTTGAGGCCTACCTGGACACCTCGGACGAGTGGATCGTCACCCGCACGGGCATCCGGGAGCGGCGCATCGCCGCGGAGGATGAGTACACCTCAGACCTGGCCTTCAAGGCTGTGGAGGACCTCCTGGCCCGCCATCCGGGGGCCTTGGAAGGGGTGGATGGGGTGATCGTGGCCACCAACACCCCGGACGCCCTTTTCCCCGACACCGCCGCCTTGGTTCAAGCCCGTTTCGGCCTAAACGCCTTCGCCTACGATCTCCTGGCGGGTTGCCCGGGGTGGGTCTACGGCCTGGCCCAGGCCCACGCCCTGGTGGAGGCTGGCCTGGCCCGCAAGGTCTTGGTGGTGGGGGCGGAGGCCCTTTCCAAGATCCTGGACTGGAACGACCGGGCCACCGCCGTCCTCTTTGGGGATGCCGGGGGAGCGGCGGTGGTGGGGAGGGTGCGGGAGGGCTTTGGCTTCAAGTCCTTCGTCCTAGGGGCGGACGGCACGGGGGCCAAGGAGCTTTTCCACGCCTGCGTGGCCCCAAGGCTTCCCGACGGCACCTCCATGCGAAACCGCCTGTACATGAACGGGCGGGAGGTCTTCAAGTTCGCCGTGCGGGTGATGAACACCGCTACCCTCGAGGCCATTGAGCGGGCCGGCCTCACCCCCGAGGACATCAAGGTCTTCGTCCCACACCAGGCCAACCTCCGCATCATCGATGCGGCCCGGGAGCGGCTCGGCCTCCCCTGGGAACGGGTGGTGGTGAACGTGGACCGCTACGGCAACACCTCCACCGCCTCCATCCCCCTGGCCTTGAAGGAGGCGGTGGACGCCGGGCGCATCCAGGAAGGGGACCACGTCCTCTTGGTTTCCTTCGGGGCTGGGCTCACCTGGGCAGCGGCGGTCCTCACCTGGGGGGGTGCCTGA
- a CDS encoding DUF177 domain-containing protein codes for MEQREATSINLARLLKEGGTARATGVVRDAFYVGEERFPLEGEATWKVAVSAVGGPEYWLSGEVEGVVLMECRRCLKPTPTHVHAHFQHMLRYQEGLKEVVFHEEEEEEYYAFGLPDLDLLPFLTEAFVTEMPYTVLCEEGCKGLCPVCGADRNLVDCGHEVGLSHPFIGLKDLLPEL; via the coding sequence GAAGGAGGCACGGCCCGGGCCACGGGCGTGGTGCGGGACGCCTTCTATGTGGGTGAGGAACGCTTCCCCTTGGAAGGCGAGGCCACCTGGAAGGTGGCGGTTTCCGCCGTGGGCGGGCCGGAATACTGGCTTTCCGGGGAGGTGGAGGGGGTGGTCCTCATGGAGTGCCGCCGCTGCCTCAAGCCCACCCCCACCCACGTTCACGCCCACTTCCAGCACATGCTCCGCTACCAGGAGGGCCTCAAGGAAGTGGTCTTCCACGAGGAAGAGGAGGAGGAGTACTACGCCTTCGGGCTTCCCGACCTGGACCTCCTCCCCTTCCTCACCGAGGCCTTTGTGACGGAGATGCCCTACACTGTCCTCTGCGAGGAGGGGTGCAAGGGGCTTTGCCCGGTGTGCGGGGCCGACCGCAACCTGGTGGACTGCGGCCACGAGGTGGGGCTTTCCCACCCCTTCATCGGCCTTAAGGACCTCCTTCCGGAACTCTAG